A portion of the Hoplias malabaricus isolate fHopMal1 chromosome 1, fHopMal1.hap1, whole genome shotgun sequence genome contains these proteins:
- the c1qtnf5 gene encoding complement C1q tumor necrosis factor-related protein 5 isoform X1, whose translation MVSLNRLKTMTLLQSWPFVLFLVFLVHFSNSLDDNKIPSLCTGSPGIPGSPGLHGSPGQPGRDGRDGRDGQLGEKGERGERGEPGQPGVRGLTGDRGDTGEKGERGSPGECAVAPKSAFSAKLSESRTTPLAVGDAVRFDKIILNEQGDYNLETGRFTCRVPGVYYFAVHATVYRSSLQFDLMKNGHTVASYFQIFGNWSKPASLSGGTLLHLIPGDQVWVQMAMGEYVGFYSSPKTDSTFTGFLVYSDWKNSAVFA comes from the exons ATG GTCTCTCTCAACAGACTCAAAACAATGACCCTCCTCCAGTCTTGGCCTTTTGTCCTCTTCCTTGTTTTCCTGGTCCATTTCTCAAATTCACTGGACGATAATAAGATTCCCAGCCTGTGTACTGGCAGCCCGGGTATCCCAGGGTCTCCTGGGTTGCACGGCAGCCCAGGCCAGCCGGGTCGAGATGGAAGAGATGGGCGAGATGGACAGCttggagagaaaggagagaggggagaaagagGAGAACCAG GCCAGCCAGGTGTGAGGGGCCTaactggggacagaggagacacaGGAGAGAAGGGTGAGAGGGGCTCTCCTGGCGAATGTGCTGTGGCCCCTAAATCTGCCTTTAGTGCCAAGCTGTCAGAGTCTCGCACCACACCCTTAGCTGTAGGGGACGCAGTGCGCTTTGACAAGATTATCCTGAATGAGCAGGGGGACTATAACCTGGAGACGGGACGCTTCACTTGCAGAGTGCCTGGTGTTTATTACTTCGCTGTCCATGCCACCGTGTACCGCTCCAGCCTCCAGTTCGACCTGATGAAGAACGGACACACAGTTGCTTCCTATTTCCAGATTTTTGGAAACTGGTCCAAGCCAGCCTCGTTGTCTGGGGGCACCCTTCTGCACCTTATTCCTGGTGATCAGGTGTGGGTGCAGATGGCCATGGGCGAGTATGTCGGCTTCTACTCCAGCCCCAAGACAGACAGCACATTCACCGGCTTCCTGGTGTACTCAGACTGGAAAAACTCAGCTGTTTTTGCCTAG
- the c1qtnf5 gene encoding complement C1q tumor necrosis factor-related protein 5 isoform X2 translates to MTLLQSWPFVLFLVFLVHFSNSLDDNKIPSLCTGSPGIPGSPGLHGSPGQPGRDGRDGRDGQLGEKGERGERGEPGQPGVRGLTGDRGDTGEKGERGSPGECAVAPKSAFSAKLSESRTTPLAVGDAVRFDKIILNEQGDYNLETGRFTCRVPGVYYFAVHATVYRSSLQFDLMKNGHTVASYFQIFGNWSKPASLSGGTLLHLIPGDQVWVQMAMGEYVGFYSSPKTDSTFTGFLVYSDWKNSAVFA, encoded by the exons ATGACCCTCCTCCAGTCTTGGCCTTTTGTCCTCTTCCTTGTTTTCCTGGTCCATTTCTCAAATTCACTGGACGATAATAAGATTCCCAGCCTGTGTACTGGCAGCCCGGGTATCCCAGGGTCTCCTGGGTTGCACGGCAGCCCAGGCCAGCCGGGTCGAGATGGAAGAGATGGGCGAGATGGACAGCttggagagaaaggagagaggggagaaagagGAGAACCAG GCCAGCCAGGTGTGAGGGGCCTaactggggacagaggagacacaGGAGAGAAGGGTGAGAGGGGCTCTCCTGGCGAATGTGCTGTGGCCCCTAAATCTGCCTTTAGTGCCAAGCTGTCAGAGTCTCGCACCACACCCTTAGCTGTAGGGGACGCAGTGCGCTTTGACAAGATTATCCTGAATGAGCAGGGGGACTATAACCTGGAGACGGGACGCTTCACTTGCAGAGTGCCTGGTGTTTATTACTTCGCTGTCCATGCCACCGTGTACCGCTCCAGCCTCCAGTTCGACCTGATGAAGAACGGACACACAGTTGCTTCCTATTTCCAGATTTTTGGAAACTGGTCCAAGCCAGCCTCGTTGTCTGGGGGCACCCTTCTGCACCTTATTCCTGGTGATCAGGTGTGGGTGCAGATGGCCATGGGCGAGTATGTCGGCTTCTACTCCAGCCCCAAGACAGACAGCACATTCACCGGCTTCCTGGTGTACTCAGACTGGAAAAACTCAGCTGTTTTTGCCTAG
- the rnf26 gene encoding E3 ubiquitin-protein ligase RNF26 yields the protein MGLLHLLFSSIGKCIDLFCLLLDLNFVIVNSIVRLLVAVVSFIGSLPMLLTSSLVECVNVTLFCLITMMDGVTVVTHNMIGGWMQLLGGLLESCKMVGYLSSHLLLRTKELLHRGLLSGHGLLRQACEGLGILFSLLLYFINTIINLLLIGTQNLYGLMVSMVEAVSSPLQKALELTLTVFTFFYSTIVGTSILLWTPCRLAMEFLGSLAHIFISVFLLNSYGLLLTLVIIVSATIYLNPALSHRGVQWIINYVNTVPTLQRLQRTLQRLYILERNLWQRFSWPRSRLGLWTTTEAREALGTGDGDVEQHNGEEEAHQDDEAGQGGEGDVADREDQPQALPPVPDLPLPSSSTQRPLQKMPSEEDSKSNPADNLLNLLQEQEERKKCVICQDSTKTVVLLPCRHLCLCRDCTNILLRQPIYQHNCPLCRHMILQTMDVYL from the coding sequence ATGGGTTTGCTGCACTTGCTCTTCAGCTCCATTGGAAAGTGCATTGACTTATTTTGCCTCCTGCTGGACTTAAATTTTGTGATTGTGAACTCCATAGTTCGGTTGTTGGTGGCTGTAGTCTCCTTCATTGGGAGTTTACCCATGTTGCTCACAAGTTCACTggtggagtgtgtgaatgtcACTCTGTTCTGTCTCATCACAATGATGGATGGTGTAACGGTGGTGACCCACAATATGATCGGAGGCTGGATGCAGCTGCTTGGTGGTCTGCTTGAAAGCTGCAAGATGGTGGGCTATCTGTCCTCGCATTTGTTGCTGCGCACAAAAGAGCTCCTGCACCGGGGACTTTTATCGGGACACGGTTTGCTGCGGCAGGCCTGTGAGGGCCTTGGCATTCTGTTCAGCCTTCTGCTGTACTTCATCAACACCATCATCAACCTCCTGCTCATTGGCACACAGAACCTGTACGGCCTGATGGTCAGCATGGTGGAAGCTGTGTCCAGCCCCCTGCAGAAAGCCCTGGAGCTGACCCTGACTGTCTTCACCTTTTTCTACAGCACAATAGTGGGCACCTCCATCCTGCTCTGGACACCGTGCAGACTGGCTATGGAGTTTCTGGGCTCTCTAGCACACATTTTCATCAGTGTCTTCTTACTAAACTCCTATGGGCTCCTGCTCACACTGGTCATAATCGTAAGTGCTACCATCTACCTGAACCCTGCCCTTTCACACAGAGGAGTTCAGTGGATAATAAACTATGTCAACACAGTTCCCACACTACAACGTCTCCAGAGGACCTTACAGCGCCTCTACATACTCGAGAGGAACTTATGGCAGAGGTTTTCCTGGCCCCGCAGCCGTCTCGGCCTCTGGACAACAACTGAAGCGAGGGAAGCTCTAGGGACAGGAGATGGAGATGTTGAGCAGCACAATGGCGAGGAAGAAGCTCATCAGGATGACGAGGCTGGacaaggaggagaaggagatgTGGCTGATCGTGAAGATCAACCACAAGCCCTCCCTCCAGTGCCCGATCTGCCACTTCCAAGCTCCAGCACTCAAAGACCTTTGCAGAAGATGCCATCAGAGGAAGATTCCAAAAGCAACCCTGCTGATAATCTTCTGAATCTACTCCAGGAGCaggaggagaggaaaaaatGTGTCATCTGCCAGGACAGCACCAAGACTGTGGTGCTCCTGCCCTGCCGTCACTTGTGCTTATGTCGGGACTGTACCAACATCCTGCTTCGCCAACCCATCTATCAGCACAACTGCCCACTGTGCCGCCACATGATCTTGCAGACCATGGACGTGTATCTCTAA